A single genomic interval of bacterium harbors:
- a CDS encoding LacI family transcriptional regulator, giving the protein MGKSPKVRMQDIADRLGVSKVSVFKAFHNSNQVSKDLKHKVYSLAKKMGYGEKRSKTILFLAMGKSEYFLNQQYLHNLDRFLDLQRGLTKRFLDDGYSLVVEKIENLQSYLSIRKSFSHCGVILYGGISRLDPIIKYLRRHSIPGVIASTLFKEEHETLEIPFVASDQEIAAYKGIKALIDLGYRKIGFVSGSSKEYLGYQKRLEGYKKALRACNIAFDKNLVFRIDLADMRNSVSAIENFYRDKKPDAIFVTSDDLAVVVMEHFKSVGIKIPKDLGIIGFDNMSFGKDCRPSLSSIDIPREKIGRKAAVVLLNIINEKNINIKGKGIYLVQGEPVLRGSTKQT; this is encoded by the coding sequence ATGGGAAAAAGTCCTAAAGTCAGAATGCAGGATATTGCTGACAGACTCGGGGTATCTAAGGTTTCTGTATTTAAAGCATTCCATAATTCAAATCAGGTGAGTAAAGACCTAAAACATAAGGTCTACTCTCTTGCAAAGAAAATGGGCTATGGAGAAAAAAGGTCCAAAACAATACTTTTTCTTGCCATGGGAAAGTCAGAATATTTCCTCAATCAGCAGTATCTTCATAACCTTGACCGTTTCCTTGATTTGCAAAGAGGGCTTACTAAAAGATTCTTGGATGACGGATATTCCCTTGTTGTAGAGAAGATAGAAAACCTGCAGTCATATTTGTCTATAAGAAAGTCTTTTAGCCATTGTGGAGTTATTCTTTATGGAGGGATTTCAAGACTGGATCCCATAATTAAATATTTAAGGAGACATTCAATTCCCGGAGTAATAGCGAGTACGCTTTTTAAAGAGGAACATGAAACTCTTGAAATACCTTTTGTAGCTTCTGATCAGGAAATAGCAGCGTATAAGGGAATAAAGGCGCTTATAGACCTTGGGTATAGAAAAATAGGATTTGTAAGTGGTTCCTCAAAAGAATATCTTGGTTATCAAAAAAGATTAGAAGGATACAAAAAAGCATTGAGAGCATGCAATATTGCTTTTGATAAGAATTTAGTTTTTCGTATAGATTTAGCCGACATGAGGAACTCTGTATCTGCAATTGAGAATTTTTATCGGGATAAGAAACCTGACGCTATTTTTGTAACTTCGGATGATTTGGCTGTAGTTGTAATGGAACATTTCAAGTCTGTTGGGATAAAGATTCCAAAGGATCTGGGTATAATAGGATTTGACAATATGAGCTTCGGGAAAGATTGCAGACCTTCTCTCTCTTCCATAGATATCCCACGTGAAAAAATAGGCAGAAAAGCAGCAGTAGTGTTACTGAATATTATAAATGAAAAAAATATAAATATAAAGGGAAAGGGAATCTACCTTGTGCAGGGAGAGCCTGTTTTAAGAGGGAGTACAAAGCAAACCTGA
- a CDS encoding DUF1559 domain-containing protein: MTEAMLKDKIKRALRSVSSFTLIELLVVIAIIALLASLLLPALTQAREMARKAKCMSNLKQMGMALMMYSDDWDDWILPGYRAGGSWYSDLISTGYIKGNQGEVFKCPSDTNFKVILPVTEGGYNSNNLSYGINFYYLGSPDSEALPPWRKMHEVKNPTETIWVGDSDGNGDNDYLIRRQYTSRHLGTRHSGGANVLWLDGHVNWYLEDTLTDVRYWDLEFP; this comes from the coding sequence ATGACAGAGGCAATGTTAAAGGATAAGATAAAAAGAGCTTTAAGGAGTGTTAGTTCATTTACACTTATTGAGCTTTTGGTCGTAATAGCAATCATAGCTCTGCTTGCATCACTGCTATTGCCAGCATTGACACAGGCTAGAGAAATGGCGAGAAAGGCGAAATGCATGAGTAATCTGAAACAGATGGGCATGGCACTAATGATGTATTCAGATGACTGGGACGACTGGATCCTGCCGGGATACAGAGCAGGCGGCTCTTGGTATAGTGACCTCATCAGTACAGGTTATATTAAAGGTAATCAAGGAGAAGTTTTTAAATGCCCATCAGATACAAATTTTAAAGTGATTCTTCCAGTTACAGAGGGTGGCTACAACTCTAATAATCTTTCCTATGGAATTAACTTTTACTATCTGGGATCTCCTGATTCTGAGGCTCTCCCTCCCTGGCGTAAGATGCATGAGGTTAAGAATCCCACAGAGACAATTTGGGTAGGGGATAGTGATGGAAACGGAGATAACGATTATCTCATTCGCAGACAGTACACAAGCCGGCATTTGGGTACCAGGCACAGCGGTGGAGCGAATGTTCTGTGGCTTGACGGTCATGTTAACTGGTATCTTGAGGATACGCTGACTGACGTGAGATATTGGGATTTGGAATTTCCATAA
- a CDS encoding FAD-dependent oxidoreductase, with product MSTSQKCLVYDVVVVGGGLAGICAAIAAARLDCKTALIHDRPVLGGNSSSEIRVIPTGANYSGLRKDLGETGIIEELLLESWYRDPLRSFCMWDTILWEWIKKEPKLTLFLNSSAQDVIMESKKRIKSIKVIQSSTEKKFTLTSDIFIDCSGDGLIAYKSGAKYRMGREGKKEFRESFAPDKPDKFLLGSSLLFVAKDFGHPVPFTPPFWAKDFPRDEDIPFRIHKDIRDGYWWIAYGGMRDTIKDNEEIRDELLKILFGIWDHIKNHGQHGAENYALDWIGKVPGKRESRRFMGDYILTQKDVQKSSSFKDAVAYGGWAIDLHFPEGIYCKEGPSNRPTIRLTGPYSIPLRCLYSQNIQNLMFAGRNISVSHVALGSTRVMLTCAVEGQAVGTAAYLCRKYHAFPRDIYQKHIGELQQQLLKDDCYIPHLRNNDESDLARFAKVETSSSLELKGITSADSSRPLNTPQAEIIPVSQEQIEKISLLLESSLAENAKIKLHFRKAQSLWDFNSGEEIVSVSTEVPARQRSWVTFALNQKITPGLYSISLPKKEGISWCFSYKELPGLQPGYLHSYWKWWIPQRGDYCFRISPSSFPYKGENVVNGAGRPESWPNIWISDPRQGFPQYLELDFGKEVTFNSVYLTFNSNLSGYLTLGDVKKHYYQQPFHFEPGPITESLKDYSLLFREGNTWIKILERKGNYQRRRIDCFKPVTSCKLRVQTFATNGSLSAQIYQIRVYLEQVKTKTHRR from the coding sequence ATGTCGACTTCACAAAAGTGTTTAGTTTATGATGTAGTAGTGGTTGGAGGAGGATTAGCGGGAATTTGTGCGGCTATCGCTGCGGCCAGATTGGACTGTAAAACTGCTTTAATTCATGACCGACCAGTGTTAGGAGGAAATTCCAGCAGTGAAATTCGAGTTATTCCTACAGGGGCAAACTATTCCGGATTAAGGAAAGACTTGGGAGAGACAGGGATTATTGAAGAATTACTTTTAGAGAGTTGGTATCGAGACCCGCTTCGTAGTTTCTGCATGTGGGATACTATTCTCTGGGAATGGATAAAGAAAGAACCAAAACTCACCCTCTTTCTTAACTCTTCTGCTCAAGACGTAATAATGGAAAGCAAGAAGAGAATAAAGTCAATCAAAGTCATTCAGAGTTCCACAGAAAAGAAATTTACTCTAACATCAGATATTTTTATTGATTGTAGCGGAGATGGTCTTATTGCTTACAAGAGTGGAGCAAAATATAGAATGGGGAGGGAGGGCAAGAAAGAATTCAGGGAGAGTTTCGCTCCCGACAAGCCCGATAAATTTCTTCTAGGAAGCAGTTTATTATTTGTTGCCAAAGATTTTGGGCATCCGGTTCCTTTTACACCCCCTTTCTGGGCAAAAGATTTTCCCAGAGATGAAGATATCCCTTTCCGTATTCACAAAGATATCAGAGATGGCTACTGGTGGATTGCTTATGGGGGAATGAGAGATACTATTAAAGATAACGAAGAGATTCGTGATGAACTCCTGAAGATCCTCTTTGGTATCTGGGATCATATTAAAAATCACGGACAGCACGGAGCAGAAAATTATGCTCTCGATTGGATTGGAAAAGTACCAGGGAAAAGAGAATCCAGAAGATTTATGGGAGATTATATTCTTACACAAAAGGATGTGCAGAAATCGTCCTCTTTCAAAGATGCGGTAGCTTATGGAGGTTGGGCTATTGACCTTCACTTTCCTGAAGGAATCTATTGTAAAGAAGGGCCAAGCAATCGACCGACAATAAGATTAACAGGGCCTTACTCCATTCCTTTGCGTTGTCTCTATTCGCAGAACATTCAGAATTTAATGTTTGCCGGCAGGAATATCAGTGTAAGCCATGTAGCTCTAGGCTCTACACGAGTAATGTTAACCTGTGCTGTCGAAGGTCAAGCGGTAGGAACCGCTGCATACCTGTGCAGAAAATATCATGCCTTTCCTCGTGATATTTACCAAAAACATATTGGTGAGTTACAGCAGCAACTGTTGAAAGACGATTGCTATATTCCTCATTTGAGAAATAATGATGAAAGTGATTTGGCTCGTTTTGCAAAAGTAGAAACATCCAGTTCTCTGGAGTTAAAGGGAATAACCTCAGCTGATAGTTCTCGTCCTTTAAATACTCCGCAAGCTGAAATTATTCCTGTTTCCCAGGAACAGATTGAGAAAATTTCTTTACTTTTGGAATCCTCTCTTGCCGAAAACGCCAAGATAAAACTCCATTTCAGAAAAGCACAATCGCTCTGGGATTTTAACTCAGGAGAAGAAATTGTCTCGGTCTCAACTGAAGTTCCAGCCAGGCAGCGTTCTTGGGTTACTTTTGCTCTGAATCAGAAGATAACACCGGGTCTTTACTCAATCTCTCTTCCCAAAAAAGAAGGTATTTCATGGTGTTTTAGTTATAAAGAATTGCCTGGCCTGCAACCGGGTTATCTTCATTCCTATTGGAAATGGTGGATTCCTCAGCGAGGTGATTACTGTTTCCGCATCAGTCCTTCCAGTTTTCCATATAAAGGTGAGAATGTTGTTAATGGTGCAGGTCGACCGGAGAGCTGGCCAAATATATGGATTTCTGATCCCAGACAAGGATTTCCACAATATCTAGAGCTCGATTTTGGCAAAGAGGTTACTTTCAATAGTGTTTATCTTACCTTTAACAGCAACCTGAGTGGCTATTTAACCCTCGGGGATGTAAAGAAGCACTATTATCAACAACCATTTCATTTTGAACCTGGGCCTATTACCGAATCTTTAAAGGATTATTCTTTGCTTTTCCGGGAAGGAAATACATGGATAAAGATTTTGGAAAGAAAGGGAAACTATCAACGAAGACGTATAGACTGTTTTAAACCAGTTACTTCTTGCAAGCTCAGAGTACAGACATTCGCCACTAATGGTAGCCTGTCTGCCCAGATTTACCAAATTAGAGTCTATCTGGAGCAAGTGAAAACCAAAACCCACAGGAGGTAA
- a CDS encoding Gfo/Idh/MocA family oxidoreductase, with amino-acid sequence MTNMPLKKKKQSVKANIKLKKIKLGLIGAGGRGLHLLDTINKYFSDEAHFIALCDVDIKRLKKMSRESKENFCLFSDYKKMLGLKDLDAVIIATPDFTHGEIALEALSAGKHVLCEKPLAITAGDCSKIIEASKKSEKIFQVGFNLRYNPFHQKLKELVDNKSIGNIKIISVLDYYSGGKTYFRRWNRFRKNTGGLLIHKGCHVFDMLNWLIGASPERVSAFGGLDVFRPDPKKAKRCRDCKEKYTCHGSAFYQDFLRPGSINRAERRGYKDFDVCLWNSEKDTQDNDVVIIEYKNAVRVSYTECFFSSISTRRYSIVGDKAQIEADTESNQIKVFSMSSKSTIIYDVKNPGSDEHGGGDRGILHSFLACLRENKSPLANAEAGRLSVLVGLAAEKSIHSKKIINIKDMEK; translated from the coding sequence ATGACAAATATGCCTTTAAAGAAGAAAAAACAAAGTGTTAAGGCCAATATCAAATTGAAAAAAATTAAATTGGGGCTTATTGGAGCAGGGGGCAGGGGACTGCATCTATTGGATACCATAAATAAATATTTTTCTGATGAGGCACATTTTATTGCTTTATGTGACGTTGACATAAAACGACTTAAGAAAATGTCAAGAGAATCAAAAGAAAATTTTTGCCTGTTCTCTGACTACAAAAAGATGCTTGGTCTTAAGGACCTGGATGCGGTTATCATCGCTACACCTGATTTTACACACGGGGAAATAGCGCTTGAGGCTCTCTCAGCTGGAAAACATGTTCTGTGCGAGAAGCCCCTTGCCATCACAGCTGGTGACTGTAGTAAGATTATTGAGGCTTCGAAGAAAAGCGAGAAAATTTTTCAGGTTGGCTTCAACCTTCGTTATAATCCATTCCATCAGAAGTTAAAAGAGCTAGTAGATAATAAAAGTATTGGCAATATTAAAATAATCTCAGTTCTGGATTATTATTCGGGAGGAAAAACCTATTTCAGGCGCTGGAACAGATTTAGAAAGAATACAGGCGGACTTCTTATCCATAAAGGCTGTCATGTTTTTGATATGCTGAACTGGCTTATAGGAGCTAGTCCCGAAAGAGTATCTGCATTTGGAGGATTAGACGTCTTTAGACCTGATCCTAAAAAAGCAAAGAGATGCCGGGACTGTAAAGAGAAGTATACTTGCCACGGAAGCGCTTTTTATCAGGATTTTCTCCGTCCAGGTTCAATAAATAGGGCAGAAAGAAGGGGGTATAAGGATTTTGATGTCTGTCTCTGGAATTCAGAAAAAGATACACAGGATAACGACGTGGTTATTATTGAATATAAAAATGCGGTGCGGGTAAGTTATACTGAATGCTTCTTTTCCTCTATCTCAACAAGGCGTTATTCCATAGTTGGAGATAAGGCGCAAATAGAAGCAGACACAGAATCTAATCAAATTAAAGTCTTCTCTATGTCCTCAAAGAGTACTATAATCTACGATGTGAAGAATCCTGGCTCTGATGAACATGGTGGTGGAGATAGAGGAATTCTTCATAGTTTTCTAGCTTGTTTGAGAGAGAATAAATCTCCTCTGGCAAATGCCGAAGCTGGTAGATTAAGTGTTCTTGTGGGATTAGCTGCTGAGAAATCCATCCACTCAAAAAAAATCATAAATATAAAAGATATGGAAAAATAA
- a CDS encoding sugar phosphate isomerase/epimerase, whose amino-acid sequence MKFDIYFHAPFDMILKHLKDIAAYHINLEICMNPAELDCLPLEEMRKVKNFCLEEDIRTSCHGPYIDLNPGSEDPKVRSLVRERFVQSIQFCSKMDIKNLVLHTGYSPVFHESIKDIWFETSLDLWKEIKTIAEEKEIKIAIENCLESSPEIVVRLLNEIGSENFGMCFDVAHFNVFGDKPVLDYFDICTDRIFEVHLSDNNGDKDSHLAFGKGNINFQQLFHRLKEKNLNPIITVEAMSIEDVIYDIKYLENVDWF is encoded by the coding sequence ATGAAGTTTGATATTTATTTTCATGCGCCGTTTGATATGATTCTTAAACACCTGAAGGATATAGCGGCTTATCACATTAATCTTGAAATATGTATGAATCCTGCTGAGCTGGACTGTTTACCTCTTGAGGAAATGAGAAAGGTTAAGAACTTTTGTTTAGAAGAAGATATAAGAACCAGTTGTCATGGTCCATATATTGACTTAAATCCGGGAAGCGAGGATCCAAAAGTAAGAAGTCTAGTAAGGGAAAGATTTGTTCAGTCTATTCAGTTTTGCAGTAAAATGGACATAAAGAATCTGGTGCTGCATACTGGATATTCACCAGTTTTTCATGAATCAATTAAAGATATCTGGTTTGAGACATCATTGGATTTGTGGAAAGAGATAAAAACTATTGCAGAAGAAAAAGAAATTAAGATAGCAATTGAAAATTGCCTGGAAAGTTCTCCTGAAATAGTTGTCCGACTTCTTAACGAAATTGGTTCAGAGAACTTTGGTATGTGTTTTGACGTTGCGCATTTTAATGTATTTGGAGACAAACCTGTTCTTGATTATTTTGACATATGCACAGACAGAATATTTGAAGTTCATCTCTCAGACAATAATGGTGATAAAGATTCTCATCTTGCATTTGGAAAGGGCAACATAAATTTTCAACAACTATTTCACAGATTAAAAGAGAAGAATCTGAATCCTATAATTACAGTAGAAGCAATGAGTATAGAAGATGTTATTTATGATATAAAATATTTAGAGAATGTGGACTGGTTTTAA
- a CDS encoding sulfatase-like hydrolase/transferase, producing MPVQDRPNILVIMTDQQQYKTVNPPSGKDICPNLTKLSEEGIIFTRNYTPAPPCAPARTSTVTTVYPHSHGMLNNCHISNAVQREINKNCDSFGQRLKDSGYNMNYLGTWHAGFETGPIDRGFDTKNRIFPGPKIERTIEDSWSFNFPGFNDFLLYGRSSLPAEKEISALVTDAILEELGNINEHSNNKPWFCWANYYGPHDPFIAPEPYASMYNPDDIKIPESFFDKLEDKPNVYRRMKEQWFRDIKEEHVRKATAYYWGYCSYIDAQIGRIIKFLDEGGLRENTLVVFTSDHGEMLGAHNMFFKGIFSFEECIRVPLIMRWPSGIKNPGRICEGLTSLLDLGPTFLDIADAEGTDPCHGKSLLPVLKGEREKVRDTLMVENHGNIFVYVQRILLKDNYKLVFNGFDYDELYDLEKDPWEMKNLVREKSHQNIYDEMQESLWEEMMAMDDPYSMSEFGAAIFLKKKNPMSKAYFKEKWNYKTMSKLYQKRYTV from the coding sequence ATGCCTGTTCAAGATAGACCTAATATCCTTGTAATAATGACAGACCAGCAGCAATATAAGACAGTTAATCCACCTTCTGGAAAAGACATATGTCCCAATTTAACAAAGCTTTCAGAAGAAGGGATTATCTTTACCCGTAATTATACTCCGGCTCCGCCGTGTGCCCCGGCAAGAACATCAACCGTTACAACAGTATATCCTCATTCTCATGGTATGCTGAATAACTGTCACATCTCGAATGCCGTTCAGAGGGAAATAAACAAGAACTGCGACAGCTTTGGGCAAAGACTGAAGGATTCCGGATATAATATGAACTATTTGGGTACATGGCATGCGGGATTTGAGACAGGACCAATAGACAGGGGATTTGATACAAAGAACAGGATTTTCCCCGGACCTAAAATAGAGAGAACTATTGAAGACAGCTGGTCGTTCAACTTTCCCGGATTTAATGATTTCCTGCTGTACGGCAGATCATCCCTTCCAGCAGAGAAGGAAATATCTGCATTAGTAACAGATGCTATTCTTGAAGAGCTTGGAAATATAAATGAACACAGTAACAATAAACCCTGGTTCTGCTGGGCAAACTACTACGGCCCGCATGATCCATTTATTGCACCGGAACCTTATGCAAGCATGTATAATCCGGATGACATAAAGATTCCGGAGAGTTTTTTTGATAAATTAGAGGATAAACCGAACGTATACAGGAGAATGAAAGAACAGTGGTTCAGGGATATTAAAGAAGAGCACGTGAGAAAAGCCACAGCATATTACTGGGGGTACTGCAGCTATATCGATGCGCAGATAGGCCGGATAATTAAGTTTCTGGATGAAGGGGGATTAAGGGAAAACACGCTTGTTGTTTTTACCTCTGACCACGGAGAGATGCTTGGGGCACATAACATGTTCTTTAAAGGGATATTTTCCTTTGAGGAGTGTATACGCGTTCCGTTGATCATGAGATGGCCGTCCGGTATAAAAAACCCCGGCCGTATCTGCGAGGGGTTAACAAGTCTTCTGGACCTGGGTCCCACGTTCCTCGATATAGCGGATGCTGAGGGAACAGACCCGTGTCATGGAAAGTCCTTACTGCCTGTCCTCAAGGGTGAGAGGGAGAAGGTAAGAGATACCCTGATGGTAGAAAACCACGGCAATATCTTTGTTTATGTACAGAGGATATTGTTAAAAGATAATTACAAACTTGTTTTTAACGGGTTTGATTATGATGAATTATATGACCTCGAGAAGGATCCGTGGGAGATGAAAAATCTTGTGAGGGAAAAATCCCATCAAAACATCTATGATGAAATGCAGGAGTCTTTATGGGAGGAAATGATGGCCATGGATGACCCCTATTCAATGAGCGAGTTCGGAGCAGCTATATTCCTGAAGAAGAAAAATCCGATGAGCAAAGCCTATTTCAAGGAAAAATGGAACTATAAGACCATGTCCAAACTGTACCAGAAACGATACACGGTTTAA